Proteins co-encoded in one Prescottella sp. R16 genomic window:
- a CDS encoding CoA transferase subunit A, which produces MSKVYTSAAEAVADVPSGASLSVGGFGLCGIPDVLIAALAAGTATDFEVFSNNCGTDGYGLGILLDDKRIRRVTVSYVGENKEFARQYLSGELEVELTPQGTLAEKMRAGGAGIPAFFTPAGVGTPISEGGLPWRYRPDGSVALGSPAKEIREFGGRRYVLEESITADYALVHALVADTEGNLVFDKAAMNFNPLAAMAGRVCIAQAERIVPAGELDPAHVHLPGIFVDRVVHTGPQDKKIEKRTVSAAKEAAR; this is translated from the coding sequence ATGAGCAAGGTCTACACATCGGCCGCCGAGGCTGTCGCCGACGTCCCGTCCGGGGCATCCCTGTCCGTCGGGGGATTCGGACTGTGCGGCATCCCGGACGTCTTGATCGCCGCCCTGGCCGCCGGAACCGCGACGGATTTCGAGGTCTTCTCGAACAACTGCGGAACCGACGGTTACGGATTGGGAATCCTTCTCGACGACAAGCGTATTCGCCGGGTCACGGTCTCCTACGTCGGGGAGAACAAGGAGTTCGCCCGCCAGTATCTGTCCGGCGAACTCGAGGTGGAGTTGACGCCGCAGGGCACGTTGGCCGAGAAGATGCGGGCCGGCGGCGCCGGAATCCCGGCCTTCTTCACTCCGGCCGGAGTCGGGACCCCGATCTCCGAGGGCGGCCTGCCGTGGCGCTACCGCCCGGACGGTTCGGTGGCACTCGGTTCGCCGGCCAAGGAGATTCGCGAGTTCGGCGGCCGACGGTACGTCCTCGAGGAGTCCATCACCGCGGACTACGCACTGGTCCACGCTCTCGTCGCGGACACCGAGGGAAACCTTGTCTTCGACAAGGCCGCAATGAACTTCAACCCGCTCGCCGCGATGGCGGGGCGGGTGTGCATCGCCCAGGCCGAGCGGATCGTCCCGGCCGGTGAACTGGATCCCGCGCACGTCCACCTGCCCGGCATCTTCGTCGACCGGGTCGTGCACACCGGCCCCCAGGACAAGAAGATCGAGAAGCGGACGGTGTCGGCCGCGAAGGAGGCAGCGCGATGA
- a CDS encoding MFS transporter — MGLPTTSPEQSFGTIEPRPATPDPAPTAGRSRIYPWVVAALAFALLLSDYMSRQVLSAVFPMLKSEWALSDSQLASLTSVVALMVGLLTFPLSLLADRWGRVKSIVLMAVIWSIATLCCAVASNYEQMLAARFFVGVGEAAYGSVGIAVVLSVFSSRLHSSLSGAFMAGGSFGSVVGVSLGGVIAVNVGWRWSFTAMAVLGLILVALFRAVVTESRLARYAVHDAPITVSGGGVRSAPVIRVPVSTLFTNPAVWCVYLAGGFQMFTAAVLLAWTPSFFNRYYDMPLDKAAGAAALFVLLVGAGMVVCGMVTDRVSRTDPARKWMTGVVFCVIALLSLGIGFQLDAGAPQLILLGIGAFFSAGCSGPTAAMVAGLTHESVRSSALGTLTIANNVLGLALGPFVIGILADRLGLIESLQLAPLFYIAAIVALLVGKRMYPAGMRKLAAQSTVSA; from the coding sequence ATGGGACTGCCCACGACCTCCCCTGAACAGTCGTTCGGAACCATCGAACCCCGCCCCGCGACGCCGGATCCCGCGCCGACCGCCGGACGATCGCGAATCTATCCGTGGGTCGTCGCCGCCCTGGCCTTCGCGCTGCTGCTGTCGGACTACATGTCCCGGCAGGTGCTCAGCGCCGTGTTCCCGATGCTGAAGAGCGAATGGGCGCTGTCCGATTCGCAACTCGCCTCGTTGACCAGCGTCGTCGCCCTCATGGTCGGCCTTCTGACGTTCCCGCTGTCACTGCTCGCCGACCGGTGGGGTCGAGTCAAGAGCATCGTCCTGATGGCGGTGATCTGGAGCATCGCAACCCTGTGCTGTGCTGTCGCGTCCAACTACGAGCAGATGCTGGCCGCCCGGTTCTTCGTGGGGGTCGGTGAGGCCGCCTACGGCAGCGTCGGGATCGCCGTCGTCCTGAGCGTGTTCTCCTCGCGTCTGCATTCGTCGTTGAGCGGCGCGTTCATGGCCGGCGGATCCTTCGGTTCCGTGGTCGGCGTCTCACTCGGAGGCGTGATCGCCGTCAACGTCGGGTGGCGCTGGTCGTTCACCGCGATGGCTGTACTGGGTCTCATCCTCGTCGCCCTGTTCCGGGCCGTGGTCACCGAGTCCCGCCTCGCACGCTACGCCGTGCACGACGCCCCCATCACCGTGTCGGGCGGGGGTGTCCGGTCGGCCCCGGTGATCCGTGTCCCGGTGTCGACCCTGTTCACCAACCCTGCCGTGTGGTGCGTCTACCTCGCCGGCGGATTCCAGATGTTCACCGCGGCCGTCCTGCTGGCGTGGACGCCCAGCTTCTTCAACCGGTACTACGACATGCCGCTGGACAAGGCGGCCGGTGCCGCCGCGTTGTTCGTCCTGCTGGTCGGCGCGGGCATGGTCGTGTGCGGCATGGTCACCGACCGGGTGAGCCGTACCGATCCGGCGCGCAAGTGGATGACCGGTGTCGTGTTCTGTGTGATCGCCCTGCTGTCGCTCGGTATCGGCTTCCAGCTGGACGCCGGTGCGCCCCAGCTGATCCTGCTCGGCATCGGCGCGTTCTTCTCCGCCGGCTGCTCGGGTCCGACGGCCGCCATGGTCGCCGGTCTCACTCACGAATCGGTCCGCTCGTCTGCACTGGGCACACTCACCATCGCCAACAACGTTCTCGGTTTGGCGTTGGGCCCCTTCGTTATCGGCATCCTCGCAGATCGACTGGGGTTGATCGAGTCCCTGCAGCTCGCCCCGCTCTTCTACATCGCGGCCATTGTCGCGCTGCTCGTCGGCAAGCGCATGTACCCGGCAGGGATGCGCAAGCTCGCGGCGCAGAGCACCGTATCCGCCTGA
- a CDS encoding carboxymuconolactone decarboxylase family protein, whose amino-acid sequence MTVHSEPVHTPTIDRMQLEGNWNPLWDNLSRWDPEWTEQFMAMNAIPIRRGVFPPEFVELLSIAIDAAATHLYAPGVRRHIRAALELGVTREQILTVLQMVSVLGIHACNLGVPILEEELAEFQARQAD is encoded by the coding sequence ATGACTGTCCACTCCGAGCCGGTCCACACTCCGACGATCGATCGAATGCAACTGGAGGGAAACTGGAATCCATTGTGGGATAATCTTTCCCGCTGGGATCCGGAGTGGACCGAGCAGTTCATGGCGATGAACGCGATCCCGATCCGACGTGGCGTGTTCCCGCCCGAGTTCGTCGAATTGCTCAGCATCGCTATCGATGCCGCTGCCACCCATCTGTACGCGCCGGGCGTCCGGCGCCACATCCGCGCCGCACTCGAACTCGGTGTCACCCGAGAGCAGATTCTCACGGTCCTGCAGATGGTCAGCGTCCTCGGTATTCACGCCTGCAACCTCGGGGTGCCGATCCTCGAGGAGGAACTGGCCGAGTTCCAAGCCCGACAAGCGGACTGA
- a CDS encoding AraC family transcriptional regulator, which yields MSRPLARYASLTGYIELGHELGIDPIALLRSVGLDPSGLDLQDRWVPAASVLRLLEISAAASGRPDFALKLAERRRLSALGPLSVSIREEPDARSALRTLIRYQHMYNEALRIRISERAELTTIKITLEPGEPVAVQQGVELAAAVVQQLLKSLLGDHWRPVAALFERSRPRDDTTHRQMFGAPMTFDAEYNAIVTCTSDLNQPNRLSDPLLRSYAQQFLDTLSSPEEPTIANRVRELVELLLPTGRCSVEQVARSLGVDRRTVHRHLARSGQTFTTVLDTARAELANHMVSGDRYSLTEISEMLSFSTPSSFSRWFNRQFGVSPREWRKRATLQVDAYRSVVSRDAQNGVPEGKLLRTESS from the coding sequence GTGTCGAGGCCACTTGCGCGATACGCCTCGCTGACCGGATACATCGAGCTCGGCCACGAGCTGGGGATCGATCCGATCGCCTTACTGCGATCCGTCGGACTTGATCCGTCCGGCCTCGACCTGCAAGATCGTTGGGTGCCGGCGGCATCGGTGCTCCGCCTGCTCGAAATATCGGCCGCCGCGTCCGGCCGCCCGGACTTCGCGCTGAAGCTCGCCGAACGCCGGCGGTTGTCCGCACTCGGACCGCTGAGTGTGAGTATTCGCGAGGAACCCGATGCCCGGAGCGCGCTGCGAACGCTGATCCGCTATCAGCACATGTACAACGAAGCCCTGCGCATCCGGATATCCGAACGGGCGGAGCTGACCACGATCAAGATCACCCTCGAGCCAGGGGAGCCGGTGGCCGTCCAGCAGGGGGTCGAACTCGCCGCCGCGGTTGTCCAGCAGCTGCTGAAGAGTTTGCTGGGAGATCACTGGCGTCCGGTCGCGGCACTCTTCGAACGCAGCCGACCGCGGGACGACACGACCCACCGGCAGATGTTCGGGGCGCCGATGACCTTCGACGCGGAGTACAACGCGATCGTCACTTGCACGAGCGACCTGAACCAGCCGAATCGCCTGTCGGACCCGCTGCTGCGCTCCTATGCGCAACAGTTCCTCGACACCCTGTCGAGCCCGGAGGAGCCGACGATCGCCAACCGGGTCCGCGAGCTCGTCGAGCTGCTGCTGCCGACCGGGCGATGCTCCGTCGAGCAGGTCGCCCGCAGCCTCGGGGTCGACCGCCGCACGGTCCATCGCCATCTCGCCAGGTCCGGACAGACGTTCACCACCGTCCTCGATACCGCCCGCGCCGAACTGGCGAACCACATGGTCAGCGGTGACCGGTACTCGTTGACGGAGATCTCGGAGATGCTGTCGTTCTCGACGCCGAGCAGCTTCTCGCGCTGGTTCAACCGGCAATTCGGCGTCAGTCCGCGAGAGTGGCGCAAGCGGGCGACCCTGCAGGTCGACGCCTACCGGTCGGTGGTGTCCCGAGATGCACAGAATGGTGTCCCGGAAGGGAAACTATTGCGAACAGAGTCGAGCTAG
- a CDS encoding quinone oxidoreductase codes for MAKAIRFYETGGPEVLKWESVEVGEPGPGEVRIRHEAVGLNFADTYFRTGLYPAPLPAGMGVEAAGVVEAVGAGVEGFREGDRVTYTGSPLGAYSTERVMPAEHLIALPDGIGSETAAAMTMRGLTTSYLLRRIHPSLKAGDTVLLHAAAGGVGLIFCQWAKLLGVNVIGTVSSDEKAEVARAHGCGEVIVYKRENVAERVRELTDGVGVPVVYDSIGETTFQSSIDSLARRGLLVAFGTASGPIPPINAMELAVKGSLFVTRPALADYIADPAERAELAGELFGHVAAGRIEIEINQHYALEEAEQAHRDLESGKSIGSSVFSF; via the coding sequence ATGGCAAAGGCGATTCGCTTCTACGAGACCGGTGGCCCGGAGGTTCTGAAGTGGGAATCCGTGGAGGTCGGTGAGCCCGGCCCGGGCGAGGTGCGGATCCGGCACGAGGCGGTCGGGCTGAACTTTGCGGACACCTACTTCCGTACCGGCCTGTACCCGGCTCCCCTGCCGGCGGGGATGGGCGTCGAAGCCGCAGGCGTCGTCGAGGCGGTCGGCGCCGGAGTGGAGGGCTTCCGCGAAGGAGACCGGGTGACCTACACGGGCAGCCCGTTGGGTGCATACAGCACCGAGCGCGTGATGCCTGCCGAGCACCTGATCGCGTTGCCGGACGGTATCGGGTCCGAGACCGCGGCCGCGATGACGATGCGTGGTCTCACCACGTCCTACCTGCTGCGCCGGATCCACCCCTCGCTGAAGGCGGGCGACACGGTGCTGCTGCACGCCGCGGCCGGCGGTGTCGGCCTGATCTTCTGCCAGTGGGCGAAGCTGCTGGGCGTCAACGTCATCGGCACGGTATCGAGTGACGAAAAGGCCGAGGTGGCCCGCGCTCACGGATGTGGCGAGGTGATCGTCTACAAACGGGAGAACGTCGCCGAGCGGGTCCGTGAACTCACCGACGGGGTGGGTGTCCCCGTGGTGTACGACAGCATCGGGGAGACGACCTTCCAGTCGTCGATCGATTCGCTGGCGCGCCGGGGCCTGCTCGTGGCGTTCGGTACGGCGTCCGGCCCGATCCCGCCGATCAACGCGATGGAGCTCGCGGTCAAGGGCTCGCTGTTCGTGACCCGCCCGGCACTCGCCGACTACATCGCCGATCCCGCCGAGCGGGCCGAGCTCGCGGGTGAGCTGTTCGGGCACGTCGCGGCCGGCCGCATCGAGATCGAGATCAACCAGCACTATGCACTCGAAGAGGCCGAGCAGGCCCACCGGGACCTGGAGTCCGGGAAGAGTATCGGCTCCTCGGTGTTCTCGTTCTGA
- a CDS encoding TauD/TfdA family dioxygenase, with product MDARPLTCSIGAELHGVDLADVSGDDDLFTELRGLLLKHKVLFFRDQNMSRAEHVALAERFGSLEDHPVVGSDPDHPGLVRIYKDLDSPREAFENSYHCDATWRANPPMGCVLRCVEGPAVGGDTIWVNMASAYEQLPEHVKEQIDGLRARHSIEASFGARLPMEKRLELKERFPDAEHPVVRTHPETGEKILFVNSFTTHFTNYHTEKTVRCGIDYAPGAGELLRYLQSQATIPEYQVRWQWTKNSIAIWDNRSTQHYAVQDYWPAVRKMERAGIIGDRPF from the coding sequence ATGGATGCCCGCCCACTGACCTGCAGTATCGGCGCCGAACTCCACGGTGTCGACCTCGCCGACGTCTCTGGAGACGACGACCTCTTCACCGAGCTGAGGGGGTTGCTGCTGAAGCACAAGGTGTTGTTCTTCCGCGACCAGAACATGAGCCGGGCCGAACACGTCGCGCTGGCCGAGCGTTTCGGTTCACTCGAGGACCATCCGGTGGTGGGCAGCGATCCCGACCATCCCGGACTCGTCCGGATCTACAAGGATCTCGACAGCCCACGGGAGGCATTCGAGAACTCCTACCACTGTGACGCGACGTGGCGCGCGAACCCGCCGATGGGATGTGTGCTGCGGTGCGTGGAAGGTCCCGCCGTCGGTGGCGACACGATCTGGGTGAACATGGCGTCGGCGTACGAGCAACTGCCCGAGCACGTCAAGGAGCAGATCGACGGTCTGCGTGCCCGGCACAGCATCGAGGCATCCTTCGGTGCGCGCCTGCCGATGGAGAAGCGCCTCGAACTCAAGGAGCGCTTCCCGGACGCGGAGCACCCGGTGGTCCGCACACACCCCGAGACCGGGGAGAAGATCCTGTTCGTCAACAGCTTCACGACGCATTTCACGAACTACCACACCGAGAAGACCGTGCGGTGCGGTATCGACTACGCCCCGGGTGCCGGTGAGCTACTGCGGTATCTGCAGAGCCAGGCGACGATCCCGGAGTACCAGGTGCGCTGGCAGTGGACGAAGAACAGCATCGCGATCTGGGACAACCGGTCGACCCAGCACTACGCGGTCCAGGACTACTGGCCCGCCGTCCGAAAGATGGAGCGCGCCGGGATCATCGGCGACCGCCCCTTCTGA
- a CDS encoding 3-keto-5-aminohexanoate cleavage protein, which yields MHFHDDAFFPENQDKLVVTVAPYGPEWAVEDFPEDLPLTMDEHVQQAVDCFEAGATVLHIHVREEDGKGSKRLSKFNELLGRLREAVPEMILQVGGSISFAPEGDGADAKWLPDNVRHMLAELDPKPDQVTIAINTSQMNIMELMTPADIAGTSLENADLAHTYREMTVPAGPEWVEEHLCRLQAAGIQPHFQLSSIPQLETVERLIRRGVYTGPLNLTWVGIGGGFDGPNPYNIMNFVQRVPDGACLTLETLMRSVLPVNTMAIAMGLHTRCGNEDNLWAPSGDVKITSADQVRQLVRVAEELGREVATAKEARDIYKIGTTYKDADETLAALGYAPNRHPGQVGFTQHA from the coding sequence ATGCATTTCCACGATGATGCGTTCTTCCCGGAGAACCAGGACAAGCTGGTCGTCACCGTCGCCCCGTACGGGCCGGAGTGGGCGGTGGAGGACTTTCCCGAAGACCTGCCGCTGACGATGGACGAGCACGTCCAGCAGGCCGTCGACTGCTTCGAGGCCGGCGCCACCGTACTCCACATCCACGTCCGCGAGGAGGACGGCAAGGGTTCCAAGCGCCTGTCGAAGTTCAACGAACTCCTCGGCCGCCTCCGCGAGGCCGTGCCGGAAATGATCCTGCAGGTCGGTGGATCGATCTCGTTCGCCCCCGAAGGCGACGGCGCCGACGCGAAGTGGCTGCCGGACAACGTCCGTCACATGCTCGCCGAACTGGACCCGAAACCGGACCAGGTCACCATCGCGATCAACACCAGCCAGATGAACATCATGGAACTGATGACCCCGGCAGACATCGCGGGCACCTCACTGGAGAACGCGGACCTGGCGCACACCTACCGGGAGATGACCGTCCCCGCCGGTCCCGAGTGGGTCGAGGAGCACCTGTGCCGACTGCAGGCCGCCGGGATCCAGCCGCACTTCCAGCTCTCCTCGATCCCGCAGCTCGAGACCGTCGAACGCCTGATCCGCCGCGGCGTCTACACCGGCCCGCTGAACCTGACCTGGGTCGGGATCGGCGGCGGCTTCGACGGCCCGAACCCGTACAACATCATGAACTTCGTCCAGCGGGTCCCCGACGGCGCCTGCCTGACCCTCGAAACCCTCATGCGGTCGGTGCTGCCGGTGAACACGATGGCCATCGCGATGGGCCTGCACACCCGCTGCGGCAACGAGGACAACCTGTGGGCCCCGAGCGGCGACGTCAAGATCACCTCCGCCGACCAGGTCCGCCAGCTGGTGCGCGTCGCCGAGGAACTCGGCCGCGAGGTCGCCACCGCCAAGGAAGCCCGCGACATCTACAAGATCGGCACCACCTACAAGGACGCGGACGAAACCCTCGCCGCGCTCGGCTACGCCCCGAACCGTCACCCCGGCCAGGTCGGCTTCACTCAGCACGCCTGA
- a CDS encoding alpha/beta hydrolase encodes MSSSASPTVVIVPGLRDHAPDHWQTLLAAGLDKVRTVPPLEHDKISLDARVAALDTVLADIDGPVVLVAHSAGVMITVHWAARHDRPVAGAILATPPDFSTPLPAGYPTRPDLDANGWNPVPRSPLPFPSIVAASTDDPLADFAVVADLARGWGSRLVDLGAVGHLNPAAGYGEWPRATELLDELLTTIDAATTPSH; translated from the coding sequence ATGAGCAGCAGCGCATCGCCGACCGTCGTGATCGTTCCCGGCCTGCGTGACCACGCCCCGGACCACTGGCAGACGCTGCTGGCAGCCGGGCTCGACAAGGTTCGCACGGTGCCGCCGCTCGAGCACGACAAGATCAGCCTCGACGCCCGCGTGGCCGCGCTCGACACCGTCCTGGCCGACATCGACGGTCCGGTCGTGCTCGTCGCGCACAGCGCCGGCGTGATGATCACCGTGCACTGGGCGGCCCGCCACGACCGTCCGGTCGCCGGCGCGATCCTGGCCACCCCACCGGACTTCTCCACACCGCTGCCCGCCGGCTACCCGACGCGTCCGGACCTCGACGCGAACGGCTGGAACCCGGTCCCGCGCAGCCCGCTGCCGTTCCCGAGCATCGTCGCGGCCAGCACCGACGACCCGCTGGCCGACTTCGCCGTCGTCGCCGACCTGGCCCGCGGCTGGGGCAGCCGCCTCGTCGACCTCGGCGCGGTCGGCCACCTCAACCCGGCCGCCGGCTACGGCGAATGGCCCCGCGCCACCGAACTTCTCGACGAACTGCTGACCACGATCGACGCCGCGACCACGCCGAGCCACTGA
- a CDS encoding long-chain fatty acid--CoA ligase, producing MLNLSMFLEDSARKYPTRDALVLGDERFTYAETDALANRIANLLVASGIEPGDRVALSCPNLPWFPIVYYGILKAGAVVVPLNVLLKGREIAYHLQDCGATAYFCFEGGPDLPTGEYGREGFGEADACRTMFVIGGDGEYGQGIEALSAVLPTQPATFETLVREATDTAVILYTSGTTGQPKGAELSQANMVMNALASNRLFDSTPSRPDTHLLALPLFHSFGQTINMNSGFSMGATLVLLPRFEAAAALEIMEREAITLFAGVPTMYWGLLGAVDDSVDVGRIAADLRKAISGGAALPVEIRGRFAKRFGVQILEGYGLSETSPVALFSDPEQDPRTGSIGIPLWGVEVRLVDKDWNTVEGADVVGEIAIRGHNVMKGYYGRPEATAEAMRNGWFRTGDLARRDADGFYYIVDRAKDMIVRGGFNVYPREIEEVLMTHEAVSLAAVIGVPHESHGEEVRAYVIAQPGTDVSDADLISWSKERMASYKYPREVRIVEELPMTATGKILKRELI from the coding sequence ATGCTCAATCTGTCTATGTTCCTGGAGGACTCGGCCCGCAAGTACCCGACCCGCGATGCGCTGGTACTGGGGGACGAGCGGTTCACCTACGCCGAGACCGATGCTCTGGCGAACCGGATCGCCAATCTTCTCGTCGCGTCCGGGATCGAACCCGGTGACCGGGTCGCACTCTCCTGCCCCAACCTGCCGTGGTTCCCGATCGTCTACTACGGGATCCTCAAGGCCGGCGCGGTGGTCGTTCCGCTCAACGTCCTGTTGAAGGGGCGGGAGATCGCCTATCACCTGCAGGACTGCGGGGCGACGGCGTACTTCTGCTTCGAGGGCGGGCCGGACCTGCCGACCGGGGAGTACGGGCGGGAGGGCTTCGGTGAGGCGGACGCCTGCCGGACCATGTTCGTGATCGGCGGCGACGGCGAGTACGGGCAGGGGATCGAGGCGCTGTCGGCGGTGCTCCCCACGCAGCCGGCGACCTTCGAGACGCTGGTGCGCGAGGCCACGGACACCGCCGTCATCCTGTACACGAGTGGGACCACCGGGCAACCGAAGGGCGCCGAACTGAGCCAGGCGAACATGGTGATGAACGCGTTGGCGTCCAACCGGCTGTTCGACAGCACCCCGAGCCGTCCGGACACCCACCTGCTCGCGCTTCCGCTGTTCCATTCGTTCGGGCAGACGATCAACATGAACTCCGGGTTCTCGATGGGCGCGACCCTGGTACTTCTCCCCCGGTTCGAGGCCGCCGCGGCGCTCGAGATCATGGAGCGCGAGGCGATCACGCTGTTCGCGGGTGTCCCGACGATGTACTGGGGTCTGCTCGGGGCGGTGGACGACTCGGTCGATGTCGGTCGGATCGCCGCCGATCTCCGCAAGGCCATCTCCGGGGGCGCCGCGCTGCCCGTCGAGATCCGGGGGCGCTTCGCGAAGCGCTTCGGGGTGCAGATCCTCGAGGGCTACGGGCTCTCGGAGACCTCGCCGGTCGCGCTGTTCAGCGATCCGGAGCAGGACCCTCGCACCGGGTCGATCGGAATTCCGCTGTGGGGTGTGGAGGTTCGACTCGTCGACAAGGACTGGAACACCGTCGAGGGTGCGGATGTGGTGGGGGAGATCGCGATCCGCGGCCACAACGTGATGAAGGGCTACTACGGTCGTCCCGAGGCGACCGCGGAGGCGATGCGGAACGGCTGGTTCCGTACCGGTGATCTCGCACGCCGGGACGCCGACGGCTTCTACTACATCGTCGACCGGGCCAAGGACATGATCGTGCGCGGCGGGTTCAACGTCTACCCCCGCGAGATCGAGGAGGTCCTCATGACGCACGAGGCCGTCTCACTGGCCGCGGTGATCGGCGTTCCGCACGAGAGTCACGGCGAGGAGGTGCGGGCGTACGTCATCGCACAACCGGGCACCGACGTCTCCGACGCCGATCTGATCTCGTGGTCGAAGGAGCGGATGGCGAGCTACAAGTACCCGCGCGAGGTTCGGATCGTCGAGGAACTGCCGATGACCGCGACCGGAAAGATCCTCAAACGCGAGTTGATATGA
- a CDS encoding phosphotransferase family protein gives MTTARLDGLDLAQLQRFFSDIGVPTEGELRAEPLSGGRSNLTFEVYDDTTRWVLRRPPTAGLTPSAHDVAREFRVCAALQDSAVPVASTVVLCEDEAVLGAPFSVTGFVDGRVIRTVDDLGTLTDGELGSCVDELVRVLAALHTVDHRAVGLEEFGRPDGYLTRQVALWARQWQRVKTRELPDLERLHAQLAEAIPSTSQVAIVHGDYRIDNTILAAGDPGQVAAVVDWEMSTLGDPLADLAQMCVYRNPALDVILGEPAAWTSSRLPSPDELAQKYATVTGRNLDRWGFYLGLADFKLAVIAEGITHRHRAGATGGDGFAQAYQAVEPLVAAGLAALGEREQ, from the coding sequence GTGACGACCGCACGCCTCGACGGGCTGGACCTGGCCCAGCTGCAACGCTTCTTCTCCGACATCGGCGTCCCCACCGAGGGGGAGTTGCGGGCCGAACCGCTCTCCGGTGGCAGGTCCAACCTCACCTTCGAGGTGTACGACGACACCACCCGATGGGTGCTGCGGCGTCCACCGACCGCCGGGCTGACGCCGTCCGCGCACGATGTGGCCCGCGAGTTCCGGGTGTGTGCGGCGCTGCAGGATTCTGCTGTCCCGGTCGCGTCGACGGTCGTATTGTGCGAGGACGAGGCGGTGCTGGGTGCTCCGTTCTCCGTCACCGGCTTCGTGGACGGACGGGTGATCCGCACCGTCGACGACCTCGGCACCCTCACGGATGGCGAGCTCGGTTCGTGCGTGGACGAACTGGTGCGAGTGCTCGCCGCGCTGCACACCGTCGACCACCGTGCGGTCGGCCTCGAAGAGTTCGGCCGGCCCGACGGATATCTGACCCGGCAGGTGGCGTTGTGGGCGCGGCAGTGGCAGCGCGTCAAGACCCGCGAACTGCCCGACCTCGAGCGGCTGCACGCCCAGCTCGCGGAGGCGATCCCGTCCACGTCGCAGGTGGCGATCGTGCACGGCGACTACCGGATCGACAACACGATCCTCGCCGCCGGAGACCCCGGACAGGTTGCCGCCGTGGTGGACTGGGAAATGTCGACGCTCGGTGACCCGCTCGCAGACCTGGCCCAGATGTGCGTCTACCGAAATCCCGCACTGGACGTCATCCTGGGGGAGCCTGCCGCGTGGACGAGTTCGAGGTTGCCGTCGCCGGACGAGCTGGCACAGAAGTACGCCACCGTGACCGGCCGAAACCTCGATCGCTGGGGGTTCTATCTGGGCCTGGCCGACTTCAAGCTCGCCGTCATCGCCGAGGGCATCACCCACCGGCACCGTGCCGGCGCGACCGGTGGAGACGGGTTCGCGCAGGCGTACCAGGCCGTGGAACCACTCGTCGCCGCAGGACTGGCTGCTCTGGGAGAAAGAGAACAGTGA